The Litchfieldia alkalitelluris genome has a window encoding:
- a CDS encoding sensor domain-containing diguanylate cyclase, translating to MTSVLLFSTGFIFAVFVLMIYISFERKNAREKFESEKRTYQLLESSKDVIYHYDILPEFKFRYISPSLDYILGKGIVEKGYINPYSCFENIHPDDYQTLFNKVQGTIDYSQPILQRWSNNQGEYIWFEEYTSPIYEHGKLVAIKGVMRNITDKIKLQQDLEYQISHDHLTGLYNRSYISKQMEFFDKKEDVPIAFIICDLDNLKQINDRDGHRKGDQLIAETAKILNSVSSENVIVARLGGDEFSILITSHVEEAVEELIQNIIDRITHYNENHQLTINLSLGFAYHHSSFGHVEKLFYMADERMYENKNKRKMLA from the coding sequence ATGACAAGTGTACTCTTATTTTCAACAGGATTTATATTCGCTGTGTTTGTGCTAATGATCTATATAAGTTTCGAAAGAAAAAATGCAAGGGAAAAGTTTGAAAGTGAAAAGAGAACCTACCAATTGCTTGAAAGTTCGAAGGATGTTATCTATCACTACGATATTTTACCTGAATTTAAATTTAGATATATCAGCCCATCGTTAGATTATATTCTAGGGAAGGGTATTGTCGAGAAAGGGTATATAAATCCATATTCATGTTTTGAGAACATACACCCTGATGATTACCAAACCCTATTTAATAAAGTACAAGGGACGATTGATTACAGCCAGCCTATCTTACAGCGTTGGAGTAATAATCAAGGAGAATATATTTGGTTTGAAGAATATACAAGCCCTATTTATGAACATGGAAAATTAGTAGCAATTAAAGGTGTCATGAGAAACATCACAGATAAGATTAAACTACAACAAGATTTGGAGTACCAAATTTCTCATGACCATCTTACAGGTCTATACAATAGAAGCTATATTAGTAAACAAATGGAGTTTTTTGACAAAAAAGAAGATGTTCCAATTGCGTTTATCATTTGTGACTTAGATAATCTAAAGCAAATAAATGATAGAGATGGACATCGAAAGGGTGATCAGTTAATTGCGGAAACAGCAAAGATTTTAAATAGTGTTAGTTCTGAAAATGTGATTGTTGCAAGATTGGGAGGAGATGAATTCTCCATACTTATTACAAGTCATGTGGAGGAAGCCGTTGAGGAGTTGATTCAGAATATAATAGATAGAATCACACATTATAACGAAAATCACCAATTAACAATCAACTTATCTTTAGGATTTGCCTATCATCATTCTTCTTTTGGACATGTGGAGAAATTATTTTACATGGCAGATGAAAGAATGTACGAAAATAAAAATAAGAGAAAAATGCTAGCCTGA